Proteins from a genomic interval of Vanacampus margaritifer isolate UIUO_Vmar chromosome 4, RoL_Vmar_1.0, whole genome shotgun sequence:
- the il17a/f1 gene encoding interleukin 17a/f1 isoform X1, whose protein sequence is MFSTLNGAIATVAITMMTALLSGGVAIVEADGQSKASAAEAKIHSPTKTVSLELNPDILLSSETFRPLHDRSISPWTYNVSQDASVFPRVSEARCVLRGCLDANGVEDLRLKSRPILRQVLLLRRLKASTGGAPQQGLAHRYRLEPRLLAVGCTCVRDQQQQQL, encoded by the exons ATGTTTTCCACGCTGAATGGCGCGATTGCGACG GTGGCGATAACAATGATGACGGCGTTGCTGTCAGGGGGCGTGGCCATCGTGGAAGCAGACGGCCAATCCAAAGCCTCGGCGGCGGAGGCGAAGATTCATTCGCCAACCAAAACCGTGTCCCTGGAACTCAACCCCGACATCTTGCTTTCTTCCGAAACCTTCCGGCCGCTGCACGACCGCTCCATCTCACCCTGGACTTACAA CGTGTCGCAGGACGCGTCGGTGTTCCCGCGGGTGTCGGAGGCCCGCTGCGTGTTGCGCGGCTGTCTGGACGCAAACGGCGTGGAGGACCTGAGGCTCAAGTCGCGGCCCATCCTGCGACAGGTTCTGCTGCTGCGCCGCCTCAAGGCGTCCACCGGCGGCGCTCCGCAGCAGGGTCTGGCTCACCGCTACCGCTTGGAGCCCCGCCTCCTCGCGGTGGGCTGCACGTGCGTCAGAGATCAGCAACAGCAGCAACTCTGA
- the il17a/f1 gene encoding interleukin 17a/f1 isoform X2: MMTALLSGGVAIVEADGQSKASAAEAKIHSPTKTVSLELNPDILLSSETFRPLHDRSISPWTYNVSQDASVFPRVSEARCVLRGCLDANGVEDLRLKSRPILRQVLLLRRLKASTGGAPQQGLAHRYRLEPRLLAVGCTCVRDQQQQQL, encoded by the exons ATGATGACGGCGTTGCTGTCAGGGGGCGTGGCCATCGTGGAAGCAGACGGCCAATCCAAAGCCTCGGCGGCGGAGGCGAAGATTCATTCGCCAACCAAAACCGTGTCCCTGGAACTCAACCCCGACATCTTGCTTTCTTCCGAAACCTTCCGGCCGCTGCACGACCGCTCCATCTCACCCTGGACTTACAA CGTGTCGCAGGACGCGTCGGTGTTCCCGCGGGTGTCGGAGGCCCGCTGCGTGTTGCGCGGCTGTCTGGACGCAAACGGCGTGGAGGACCTGAGGCTCAAGTCGCGGCCCATCCTGCGACAGGTTCTGCTGCTGCGCCGCCTCAAGGCGTCCACCGGCGGCGCTCCGCAGCAGGGTCTGGCTCACCGCTACCGCTTGGAGCCCCGCCTCCTCGCGGTGGGCTGCACGTGCGTCAGAGATCAGCAACAGCAGCAACTCTGA
- the gtf2a2 gene encoding transcription initiation factor IIA subunit 2, producing the protein MAYQLYRNTTLGNSLQESLDELIQTQQITPQLALQVLLQFDKAINTALANRVRNRVNFKGSLNTYRFCDNVWTFVLNDVEFREVTDLVKVDKVKIVACDGKNSGSNAAD; encoded by the exons ATGGCGTACCAGTTGTACAGGAACACCACGCTGGGAAACAGCCTGCAGGAGAGCCTCGACGAGCTCATCCAG ACGCAGCAGATCACGCCCCAGTTGGCCCTGCAGGTTCTTCTTCAGTTCGACAAAGCCATCAACACGGCCCTCGCCAACCGCGTCCGCAACCGCGTCAACTTCAAG GGTTCACTCAACACGTACCGCTTCTGCGACAACGTGTGGACGTTCGTGTTGAACGACGTGGAGTTCCGAGAGGTCACCGACCTGGTCAAGGTGGACAAGGTCAAGATTGTGGCGTGCGACGGAAAGA ATTCCGGCTCCAACGCCGCCGATTGA
- the gpn1 gene encoding GPN-loop GTPase 1 isoform X2: MAAPGEAAPVSSGVEEKMAQKDDGRKAVCLLVLGMAGSGKTTFVQRLTAHLHALQSPPYLINLDPAVHEVPFPANIDIRDTVNYKEVMKQYGLGPNGAIVTSLNLFATRFDQVMHFIEKKQHNHRLVLLDTPGQIEVFTWSASGSIITEALASAFPCVVLYVMDTSRCVSPVTFMSNMLYACSILYKTKLPFIVVMNKTDIIEESFAVEWMTDFEAFQDALNQERSYVSNLTRSMSLVLDQFYSNLRVVGVSSVTGSGLDQLLVKVQEAADEYDRDYRPEYERLRKQLMEAESGKQREQLERLSKDLGAVRMTPASLAEKANVGGPSDLIMTRGIRDSDDDEAAADSDTDDVDHSKAEESKEKDAFGNFLRERRQVVEVRNRKCGLPQAP, translated from the exons ATGGCGGCGCCAGGCGAAGCTGCTCCCGTTTCGTCGGGCGTTGAGGAGAAGATGGCGCAGAAGGACGATGGGAGGAAAGCTGTATGTTTGCTCGTGCTTGGCATGGCCGGATCCGGAAAGACAACTTTTGTTCAG AGGCTGACGGCGCATCTTCACGCACTCCAAAGTCCTCCATACCTCATCAACCTGGACCCCGCCGTGCATGAGGTTCCCTTTCCCGCCAACATTG ACATTCGCGACACGGTCAACTACAAAGAGGTGATGAAGCAGTACGGCCTGGGACCCAACGGCGCCATTGTCACCTCGCTCAACCTTTTTGCCACGCGCTTCGATCAG GTGATGCATTTCATCGAGAAGAAACAGCACAATCACAG GTTGGTCCTTCTGGACACGCCGGGCCAGATCGAAGTGTTCACGTGGTCGGCGTCCGGCAGCATCATCACCGAAGCCCTG GCGTCGGCCTTCCCCTGCGTGGTGCTCTACGTCATGGACACGTCTCGCTGCGTCAGTCCCGTCACCTTCATGTCCAACATGTTGTACGCCTGCAG tatCCTTTACAAGACCAAACTTCCCTTCATCGTGGTCATGAACAAA ACGGACATCATTGAGGAAAGCTTCGCCGTGGAGTGGATGACGGACTTTGAGGCTTTCCAGGACGCCTTGAACCAGGAACGATCCTACGTCAGCAACCTGACGCGCTCCATGAGTCTGGTCCTGGACCAGTTCTACTCCAACCTGCGG GTAGTGGGCGTGTCGTCCGTGACGGGCAGCGGATTGGACCAGCTGCTCGTTAAGGTGCAGGAGGCTGCTGACGAGTACGACAG GGATTATCGGCCAGAATACGAGCGACTCCGCAAGCAGCTG ATGGAGGCCGAAAGCGGAAAGCAGCGAGAGCAGCTGGAGCGACTCAGCAAGGATCTCGGCGCCGTTCGCATGACGCCGGCTTCGCTTGCAG AAAAGGCCAACGTGGGCGGGCCCAGTGACCTCATCATGACCCGCGGCATCCGGGACTCGGACGACGACGAGGCTGCGGCGGACAGCGACACGGACGACGTGGACCACAGCA
- the gpn1 gene encoding GPN-loop GTPase 1 isoform X1 gives MAAPGEAAPVSSGVEEKMAQKDDGRKAVCLLVLGMAGSGKTTFVQRLTAHLHALQSPPYLINLDPAVHEVPFPANIDIRDTVNYKEVMKQYGLGPNGAIVTSLNLFATRFDQVMHFIEKKQHNHRLVLLDTPGQIEVFTWSASGSIITEALASAFPCVVLYVMDTSRCVSPVTFMSNMLYACSILYKTKLPFIVVMNKTDIIEESFAVEWMTDFEAFQDALNQERSYVSNLTRSMSLVLDQFYSNLRVVGVSSVTGSGLDQLLVKVQEAADEYDRHVGSRGGRGSGCNDARSVPRRSAGGPPLFPSHVSSCPWARHLTHIASSATPTGAWKVRVCGGGGRGRRHRLAATLPSACRRAAVATDYRPEYERLRKQLMEAESGKQREQLERLSKDLGAVRMTPASLAEKANVGGPSDLIMTRGIRDSDDDEAAADSDTDDVDHSKAEESKEKDAFGNFLRERRQVVEVRNRKCGLPQAP, from the exons ATGGCGGCGCCAGGCGAAGCTGCTCCCGTTTCGTCGGGCGTTGAGGAGAAGATGGCGCAGAAGGACGATGGGAGGAAAGCTGTATGTTTGCTCGTGCTTGGCATGGCCGGATCCGGAAAGACAACTTTTGTTCAG AGGCTGACGGCGCATCTTCACGCACTCCAAAGTCCTCCATACCTCATCAACCTGGACCCCGCCGTGCATGAGGTTCCCTTTCCCGCCAACATTG ACATTCGCGACACGGTCAACTACAAAGAGGTGATGAAGCAGTACGGCCTGGGACCCAACGGCGCCATTGTCACCTCGCTCAACCTTTTTGCCACGCGCTTCGATCAG GTGATGCATTTCATCGAGAAGAAACAGCACAATCACAG GTTGGTCCTTCTGGACACGCCGGGCCAGATCGAAGTGTTCACGTGGTCGGCGTCCGGCAGCATCATCACCGAAGCCCTG GCGTCGGCCTTCCCCTGCGTGGTGCTCTACGTCATGGACACGTCTCGCTGCGTCAGTCCCGTCACCTTCATGTCCAACATGTTGTACGCCTGCAG tatCCTTTACAAGACCAAACTTCCCTTCATCGTGGTCATGAACAAA ACGGACATCATTGAGGAAAGCTTCGCCGTGGAGTGGATGACGGACTTTGAGGCTTTCCAGGACGCCTTGAACCAGGAACGATCCTACGTCAGCAACCTGACGCGCTCCATGAGTCTGGTCCTGGACCAGTTCTACTCCAACCTGCGG GTAGTGGGCGTGTCGTCCGTGACGGGCAGCGGATTGGACCAGCTGCTCGTTAAGGTGCAGGAGGCTGCTGACGAGTACGACAG ACACGTTGGCTCtcgtggcggccgtggctcagggtgcaACGACGCTCGTTCAGTACCCAGAAGGTCAGCCGGTGGACCCCCGCTCTTTCCAAGTCacgtgtcgtcgtgtccttgggcaaggcacttgacacacattgcctccagtgctactcccACTGGTGCGTGGAAGGTGCgagtgtgtggtggtggtgggaggggccgtaggcacagactggcagccacgcttccgtcagcctgccgcAGGGCAGCCGTGGCTAC GGATTATCGGCCAGAATACGAGCGACTCCGCAAGCAGCTG ATGGAGGCCGAAAGCGGAAAGCAGCGAGAGCAGCTGGAGCGACTCAGCAAGGATCTCGGCGCCGTTCGCATGACGCCGGCTTCGCTTGCAG AAAAGGCCAACGTGGGCGGGCCCAGTGACCTCATCATGACCCGCGGCATCCGGGACTCGGACGACGACGAGGCTGCGGCGGACAGCGACACGGACGACGTGGACCACAGCA